In Choloepus didactylus isolate mChoDid1 chromosome 6, mChoDid1.pri, whole genome shotgun sequence, one DNA window encodes the following:
- the LTBP3 gene encoding latent-transforming growth factor beta-binding protein 3 isoform X3, which translates to MNGGQCSSRNQCLCPPDFTGRFCQVPAGGAGGAAGSSGPGLGRAGALPAGALPPLAPEGESVASKHAIYAVQVIADPPGPGEGPPAQHAAFLVPLGPGQISAEVQAPPPVVNVRVHHPPEASVQVHRIEGLNAEGPGPSQHLLPHPKPPHPRPPTQKPLGRCFQDTLPKQPCGSNPLPGLTKQEDCCGSIGTAWGQSKCHKCPQLQYTGVQKPGPMRGEVGADCPQGYKRLNSTHCQDINECAMPGMCRHGDCLNNPGSYRCVCPPGHSLGPSRTQCIADKLEEKSLCFRLVSPEHQCQHPLTTRLTRQLCCCSVGKAWGARCQRCPADGTVAFKEICPAGKGYHILTSHQTLTIQGESDFSLFLHPDGPPKPQQLPESSSRLPPPEDAGEERGVTTDSPVSEERPAQQSPPTTTTPPARPYPELISRPSPPTVRWFLPDLPPSRSAVEIAPTQVTETDECRLNQNICGHGECVPGPSDYSCHCNPGYRSHPQHRYCVDVNECEAEPCGAGRGICMNTGGSYNCHCNRGYRLHVGAGGRSCVDLNECAKPHLCGDGGFCLNFPGHYKCNCYSGYRLKTSRPPVCEDIDECRDPSSCPDGKCENKPGSFKCIACQPGYRSQGGGACRDLNECAEGSPCAPGWCENLPGSFRCTCAQGYEPAPDGRSCQDVDECEAGDVCDNGICTNTLGSFQCQCLSGYHLSRDRSRCEDIDECDFPAACIGGDCVNTNGSYRCLCPQGHRLVGGRKCQDIDECSQDPGLCLPHGACENLQGSYVCVCDEGFTPAPDQHSCEEVEQPHHKKECYLNFDDTVFCDSVLATNVTQQECCCSLGAGWGDHCEIYPCPVYSSAEFHSLCPDGKGYTQDNNIVNYGLPAHRDIDECMLFGTEICKEGKCVNTQPGYECYCKQGFYYDGNLLECVDVDECLDESNCRNGVCENTRGGYRCACTPPAEYSPAQRQCLSPEEMDVDECQDPAACRPGRCVNLPGSYRCECRPPWVPGPSGRDCQLPESPAERAPERRDVCWGQRGEDGMCAGPLAGPALTFDDCCCRQGRGWGAQCRPCPPRGAGPQCPTSQSESNSFWDTSPLLLGKAPRDEDSSEEDSDECRCVSGRCVPRPGGAVCECPGGFQLDASRARCVDIDECRELNQRGLLCKSERCVNTSGSFRCVCKAGFARSRPHGACVPQRSR; encoded by the exons ATGAACGGCGGCCAGTGCTCCTCCCGAAACCAGTGCCTCTGCCCCCCGGATTTCACGGGCCGCTTCTGCCAGGTGCCGGCCGGTGGGGCCGGCGGAGCAGCCGGCAGCTCGGGCCCCGGGCTGGGCCGGGCTGGGGCCCTGCCCGCCGGCGCGCTGCCGCCCCTGGCCCCTGAGGGCGAGTCGGTGGCCAGCAAGCACGCCATCTACGCCGTCCAGGTGATCGCGGACCCGCCCGGGCCCGGGGAGGGGCCCCCTGCCCAGCATGCGGCCTTCCTGGTGCCCCTCGGGCCGGGACAGATCTCGGCGGAAG tGCAGGCCCCGCCCCCCGTGGTGAACGTGCGCGTCCACCACCCGCCCGAGGCCTCGGTCCAGGTGCACCGCATCGAGGGGCTGAACGCCGAGGGCCCCGGCCCCTCACAGCACCTGCTGCCGCACCCCAAGCCCCCGCACCCTCGGCCACCCACCCAAAAGCCCCTGGGCCGCTGCTTCCAGGACACGCTGCCCAAGCAGCCC TGCGGCAGCAACCCCCTCCCCGGCCTCACCAAGCAGGAAGACTGCTGCGGAAGCATCGGCACCGCCTGGGGCCAAAGCAAGTGCCACAAGTGCCCCCAGCTGCAGT ACACAGGCGTGCAGAAGCCCGGGCCCATGCGTGGGGAGGTGGGCGCCGACTGCCCCCAGGGCTACAAGAGGCTCAACAGCACGCACTGCCAGG ACATCAACGAGTGTGCGATGCCTGGGATGTGTCGCCATGGTGACTGCCTCAACAACCCTGGCTCCTATCGCTGTGTCTGCCCACCTGGTCACAGTCTGGGCCCCTCGCGCACACAGTGCATTG CGGACAAGCTGGAGGAGAAGAGTCTGTGTTTCCGCCTGGTGAGCCCCGAGCACCAGTGCCAGCACCCGCTGACCACGCGCCTCACCCGTCAGCTCTGCTGCTGCAGTGTTGGCAAGGCCTGGGGTGCACGGTGCCAGCGCTGCCCGGCTGATGGCACTG TTGCCTTCAAGGAGATCTGCCCGGCTGGGAAGGGGTACCACATCCTCACCTCCCACCAGACGCTCACCATTCAGGGCGAAAGTGACTTCTCCCTCTTCCTGCACCCCGATGGGCCACCCAAGCCCCAGCAGCTGCCTGAGAGCTCCAGCCGGCTGCCACCACCCGAGGACGCTGGGGAAGAGAGAG GGGTAACCACGGACTCA CCAGTGAGTGAGGAGCGGCCAGCCCAGCAGAGCCCCCCGACCACCACCACGCCTCCTGCCCGGCCCTACCCCG AGCTGATCTCCCGCCCCTCGCCGCCCACCGTGCGCTGGTTCCTGCCGGACTTGCCCCCCTCCCGAAGTGCCGTGGAGATCGCCCCCACGCAGGTCACAG AGACGGACGAGTGCCGACTGAACCAGAACATCTGTGGCCACGGCGAGTGTGTCCCGGGCCCTTCGGACTACTCCTGTCACTGCAACCCGGGCTACCGGTCGCATCCGCAGCACCGCTACTGCGTGG ACGTGAACGAGTGCGAGGCGGAGCCGTGCGGCGCCGGGCGGGGCATCTGCATGAACACCGGCGGCTCCTACAACTGCCACTGCAACCGCGGCTACCGCCTGCACGTCGGCGCAGGGGGGCGCTCGTGCGTGG ACCTGAACGAGTGCGCCAAGCCTCACCTGTGCGGCGACGGCGGCTTCTGCCTCAACTTCCCCGGTCACTACAAGTGCAACTGCTACTCCGGCTACCGTCTCAAGACCTCCCGGCCGCCCGTCTGCGAAG ACATCGACGAGTGCCGGGACCCCAGCTCCTGCCCAGATGGCAAATGCGAGAACAAACCCGGGAGCTTCAAGTGCATCGCCTGTCAGCCTGGCTACCGCAGCCAAGGGGGCGGGGCATGCCGCG ACTTGAACGAGTGCGCCGAAGGCAGTCCCTGCGCGCCGGGCTGGTGCGAGAACCTGCCGGGCTCCTTCCGCTGCACGTGCGCCCAGGGCTACGAGCCCGCGCCAGACGGCCGCAGCTGCCAGG ACGTGGACGAGTGTGAGGCTGGAGACGTGTGTGACAATGGCATCTGCACCAACACGCTGGGCTCCTTTCAGTGTCAGTGCCTCTCTGGCTACCACCTGTCCAGGGACCGGAGCCGCTGCGAGG ACATTGATGAGTGTGACTTCCCCGCGGCCTGTATTGGGGGCGACTGTGTCAACACCAATGGCTCCTACCGCTGTCTCTGCCCCCAGGGGCACCGGCTGGTGGGCGGCAGGAAGTGCCAAG ACATAGACGAGTGCAGCCAGGACCCGGGCCTGTGCCTTCCCCACGGGGCCTGCGAGAACCTGCAGGGCTCCTATGTGTGCGTCTGTGATGAGGGCTTCACGCCCGCCCCGGACCAGCACAGCTGTGAGG AGGTGGAGCAGCCCCACCACAAGAAGGAGTGCTACCTTAACTTCGATGACACGGTGTTTTGCGACAGCGTACTGGCCACCAACGTCACCCAGCAGGAGTGCTGCTGCTCGCTGGGGGCCGGCTGGGGGGACCACTGCGAGATCTATCCCTGTCCGGTCTACAGTTCAG CCGAGTTCCACAGCCTCTGCCCCGACGGGAAGGGCTACACCCAGGACAACAACATTGTCAACTACGGCCTCCCGGCCCACCGCG ATATCGACGAGTGCATGTTGTTCGGGACggagatctgcaaggagggcaaGTGCGTGAACACGCAGCCCGGCTATGAGTGCTACTGCAAGCAGGGCTTCTACTACGACGGGAACCTGCTGGAGTGCGTGG ACGTGGACGAGTGTCTAGACGAATCCAACTGCCGGAACGGAGTGTGTGAGAACACGCGCGGCGGCTACCGCTGCGCCTGCACGCCCCCGGCCGAGTACAGCCCAGCTCAGCGCCAGTGCCTGAGCCCTGAGGAGATGG ACGTGGACGAGTGCCAGGACCCGGCAGCCTGCCGCCCTGGCCGCTGCGTCAACCTGCCGGGCTCCTACCGCTGCGAGTGTCGCCCGCCCTGGGTGCCCGGGCCCTCCGGCCGCGACTGCCAACTCCCAGAGAGCCCGGCCG AGCGCGCTCCGGAGCGGCGCGACGTGTGCTGGGGCCAGCGCGGAGAGGACGGCATGTGTGCAGGGCCTCTGGCCGGGCCCGCCCTCACCTTCGACGACTGCTGTTGTCGTCAAGGCCGCGGCTGGGGCGCCCAGTGTCGCCCGTGCCCGCCTCGCGGAGCCG GGCCCCAGTGCCCGACGTCGCAGAGCGAGAGCaattccttctgggataccagccCCTTGCTGCTAGGAAAGGCCCCGCGGG ACGAGGACAGCTCAGAGGAGGACTCCGACGAGTGCCGCTGCGTGAGCGGCCGCTGCGTGCCGCGGCCCGGCGGCGCCGTATGCGAGTGCCCGGGTGGCTTCCAGCTCGACGCCTCCCGCGCGCGCTGCGTCG ACATCGACGAGTGCCGGGAGCTGAACCAGCGTGGGCTGCTGTGCAAGAGCGAGCGGTGCGTGAACACAAGTGGCTCCTTCCGCTGCGTCTGCAAAGCCGGCTTCGCGCGCAGCCGCCCGCACGGGGCCTGCGTGCCCCAGCGCAGCCGCTGA
- the LTBP3 gene encoding latent-transforming growth factor beta-binding protein 3 isoform X4: MRPSWCPSGRDRSRRKAPPPVVNVRVHHPPEASVQVHRIEGLNAEGPGPSQHLLPHPKPPHPRPPTQKPLGRCFQDTLPKQPCGSNPLPGLTKQEDCCGSIGTAWGQSKCHKCPQLQYTGVQKPGPMRGEVGADCPQGYKRLNSTHCQDINECAMPGMCRHGDCLNNPGSYRCVCPPGHSLGPSRTQCIADKLEEKSLCFRLVSPEHQCQHPLTTRLTRQLCCCSVGKAWGARCQRCPADGTVAFKEICPAGKGYHILTSHQTLTIQGESDFSLFLHPDGPPKPQQLPESSSRLPPPEDAGEERGVTTDSPVSEERPAQQSPPTTTTPPARPYPELISRPSPPTVRWFLPDLPPSRSAVEIAPTQVTETDECRLNQNICGHGECVPGPSDYSCHCNPGYRSHPQHRYCVDVNECEAEPCGAGRGICMNTGGSYNCHCNRGYRLHVGAGGRSCVDLNECAKPHLCGDGGFCLNFPGHYKCNCYSGYRLKTSRPPVCEDIDECRDPSSCPDGKCENKPGSFKCIACQPGYRSQGGGACRDLNECAEGSPCAPGWCENLPGSFRCTCAQGYEPAPDGRSCQDVDECEAGDVCDNGICTNTLGSFQCQCLSGYHLSRDRSRCEDIDECDFPAACIGGDCVNTNGSYRCLCPQGHRLVGGRKCQDIDECSQDPGLCLPHGACENLQGSYVCVCDEGFTPAPDQHSCEEVEQPHHKKECYLNFDDTVFCDSVLATNVTQQECCCSLGAGWGDHCEIYPCPVYSSAEFHSLCPDGKGYTQDNNIVNYGLPAHRDIDECMLFGTEICKEGKCVNTQPGYECYCKQGFYYDGNLLECVDVDECLDESNCRNGVCENTRGGYRCACTPPAEYSPAQRQCLSPEEMDVDECQDPAACRPGRCVNLPGSYRCECRPPWVPGPSGRDCQLPESPAERAPERRDVCWGQRGEDGMCAGPLAGPALTFDDCCCRQGRGWGAQCRPCPPRGAGPQCPTSQSESNSFWDTSPLLLGKAPRDEDSSEEDSDECRCVSGRCVPRPGGAVCECPGGFQLDASRARCVDIDECRELNQRGLLCKSERCVNTSGSFRCVCKAGFARSRPHGACVPQRSR, encoded by the exons ATGCGGCCTTCCTGGTGCCCCTCGGGCCGGGACAGATCTCGGCGGAAG GCCCCGCCCCCCGTGGTGAACGTGCGCGTCCACCACCCGCCCGAGGCCTCGGTCCAGGTGCACCGCATCGAGGGGCTGAACGCCGAGGGCCCCGGCCCCTCACAGCACCTGCTGCCGCACCCCAAGCCCCCGCACCCTCGGCCACCCACCCAAAAGCCCCTGGGCCGCTGCTTCCAGGACACGCTGCCCAAGCAGCCC TGCGGCAGCAACCCCCTCCCCGGCCTCACCAAGCAGGAAGACTGCTGCGGAAGCATCGGCACCGCCTGGGGCCAAAGCAAGTGCCACAAGTGCCCCCAGCTGCAGT ACACAGGCGTGCAGAAGCCCGGGCCCATGCGTGGGGAGGTGGGCGCCGACTGCCCCCAGGGCTACAAGAGGCTCAACAGCACGCACTGCCAGG ACATCAACGAGTGTGCGATGCCTGGGATGTGTCGCCATGGTGACTGCCTCAACAACCCTGGCTCCTATCGCTGTGTCTGCCCACCTGGTCACAGTCTGGGCCCCTCGCGCACACAGTGCATTG CGGACAAGCTGGAGGAGAAGAGTCTGTGTTTCCGCCTGGTGAGCCCCGAGCACCAGTGCCAGCACCCGCTGACCACGCGCCTCACCCGTCAGCTCTGCTGCTGCAGTGTTGGCAAGGCCTGGGGTGCACGGTGCCAGCGCTGCCCGGCTGATGGCACTG TTGCCTTCAAGGAGATCTGCCCGGCTGGGAAGGGGTACCACATCCTCACCTCCCACCAGACGCTCACCATTCAGGGCGAAAGTGACTTCTCCCTCTTCCTGCACCCCGATGGGCCACCCAAGCCCCAGCAGCTGCCTGAGAGCTCCAGCCGGCTGCCACCACCCGAGGACGCTGGGGAAGAGAGAG GGGTAACCACGGACTCA CCAGTGAGTGAGGAGCGGCCAGCCCAGCAGAGCCCCCCGACCACCACCACGCCTCCTGCCCGGCCCTACCCCG AGCTGATCTCCCGCCCCTCGCCGCCCACCGTGCGCTGGTTCCTGCCGGACTTGCCCCCCTCCCGAAGTGCCGTGGAGATCGCCCCCACGCAGGTCACAG AGACGGACGAGTGCCGACTGAACCAGAACATCTGTGGCCACGGCGAGTGTGTCCCGGGCCCTTCGGACTACTCCTGTCACTGCAACCCGGGCTACCGGTCGCATCCGCAGCACCGCTACTGCGTGG ACGTGAACGAGTGCGAGGCGGAGCCGTGCGGCGCCGGGCGGGGCATCTGCATGAACACCGGCGGCTCCTACAACTGCCACTGCAACCGCGGCTACCGCCTGCACGTCGGCGCAGGGGGGCGCTCGTGCGTGG ACCTGAACGAGTGCGCCAAGCCTCACCTGTGCGGCGACGGCGGCTTCTGCCTCAACTTCCCCGGTCACTACAAGTGCAACTGCTACTCCGGCTACCGTCTCAAGACCTCCCGGCCGCCCGTCTGCGAAG ACATCGACGAGTGCCGGGACCCCAGCTCCTGCCCAGATGGCAAATGCGAGAACAAACCCGGGAGCTTCAAGTGCATCGCCTGTCAGCCTGGCTACCGCAGCCAAGGGGGCGGGGCATGCCGCG ACTTGAACGAGTGCGCCGAAGGCAGTCCCTGCGCGCCGGGCTGGTGCGAGAACCTGCCGGGCTCCTTCCGCTGCACGTGCGCCCAGGGCTACGAGCCCGCGCCAGACGGCCGCAGCTGCCAGG ACGTGGACGAGTGTGAGGCTGGAGACGTGTGTGACAATGGCATCTGCACCAACACGCTGGGCTCCTTTCAGTGTCAGTGCCTCTCTGGCTACCACCTGTCCAGGGACCGGAGCCGCTGCGAGG ACATTGATGAGTGTGACTTCCCCGCGGCCTGTATTGGGGGCGACTGTGTCAACACCAATGGCTCCTACCGCTGTCTCTGCCCCCAGGGGCACCGGCTGGTGGGCGGCAGGAAGTGCCAAG ACATAGACGAGTGCAGCCAGGACCCGGGCCTGTGCCTTCCCCACGGGGCCTGCGAGAACCTGCAGGGCTCCTATGTGTGCGTCTGTGATGAGGGCTTCACGCCCGCCCCGGACCAGCACAGCTGTGAGG AGGTGGAGCAGCCCCACCACAAGAAGGAGTGCTACCTTAACTTCGATGACACGGTGTTTTGCGACAGCGTACTGGCCACCAACGTCACCCAGCAGGAGTGCTGCTGCTCGCTGGGGGCCGGCTGGGGGGACCACTGCGAGATCTATCCCTGTCCGGTCTACAGTTCAG CCGAGTTCCACAGCCTCTGCCCCGACGGGAAGGGCTACACCCAGGACAACAACATTGTCAACTACGGCCTCCCGGCCCACCGCG ATATCGACGAGTGCATGTTGTTCGGGACggagatctgcaaggagggcaaGTGCGTGAACACGCAGCCCGGCTATGAGTGCTACTGCAAGCAGGGCTTCTACTACGACGGGAACCTGCTGGAGTGCGTGG ACGTGGACGAGTGTCTAGACGAATCCAACTGCCGGAACGGAGTGTGTGAGAACACGCGCGGCGGCTACCGCTGCGCCTGCACGCCCCCGGCCGAGTACAGCCCAGCTCAGCGCCAGTGCCTGAGCCCTGAGGAGATGG ACGTGGACGAGTGCCAGGACCCGGCAGCCTGCCGCCCTGGCCGCTGCGTCAACCTGCCGGGCTCCTACCGCTGCGAGTGTCGCCCGCCCTGGGTGCCCGGGCCCTCCGGCCGCGACTGCCAACTCCCAGAGAGCCCGGCCG AGCGCGCTCCGGAGCGGCGCGACGTGTGCTGGGGCCAGCGCGGAGAGGACGGCATGTGTGCAGGGCCTCTGGCCGGGCCCGCCCTCACCTTCGACGACTGCTGTTGTCGTCAAGGCCGCGGCTGGGGCGCCCAGTGTCGCCCGTGCCCGCCTCGCGGAGCCG GGCCCCAGTGCCCGACGTCGCAGAGCGAGAGCaattccttctgggataccagccCCTTGCTGCTAGGAAAGGCCCCGCGGG ACGAGGACAGCTCAGAGGAGGACTCCGACGAGTGCCGCTGCGTGAGCGGCCGCTGCGTGCCGCGGCCCGGCGGCGCCGTATGCGAGTGCCCGGGTGGCTTCCAGCTCGACGCCTCCCGCGCGCGCTGCGTCG ACATCGACGAGTGCCGGGAGCTGAACCAGCGTGGGCTGCTGTGCAAGAGCGAGCGGTGCGTGAACACAAGTGGCTCCTTCCGCTGCGTCTGCAAAGCCGGCTTCGCGCGCAGCCGCCCGCACGGGGCCTGCGTGCCCCAGCGCAGCCGCTGA